One Acanthochromis polyacanthus isolate Apoly-LR-REF ecotype Palm Island chromosome 6, KAUST_Apoly_ChrSc, whole genome shotgun sequence DNA segment encodes these proteins:
- the LOC110958474 gene encoding uncharacterized protein LOC110958474, whose product MSAATASIADVSRTDFKNRDDSRRNSGHRLTQCTPIPLPDLGTQKIIQGNGTNVGTVISLQCPATHRLVGSEVKCVMDTNSTHWVGETYCKPMSAYGDYGFRVAVLASIVSSAIIFFMSVAFITCCLLDCIKEDKRKKQEGESDYWQWEEQAQHHESRSRYGRNNNNNNAQEKPLSLWHSGNPALCDNTRPCRCQQQYAYGPACTFTSAPPLAPLPGCDYDQPLLAQNTESGPPQYPGPPLSPRETSSSGLVQISAVGSGLMLQCGERQSTLSGGNPSATDESSMRNMNANRNGNLKEFSIRIISV is encoded by the exons ATGTCCGCGGCAACAGCTTCCATAGCAGATGTGTCcagaactgattttaaaaacagagaCGACAGCCGGAGAAACTCAG GTCATCGTCTGACTCAGTGCACACCCATCCCTCTTCCGGACCTGGGCACCCAAAAGATCATCCAGGGCAATGGTACTAATGTGGGCACAGTGATTTCCCTACAGTGTCCAGCCACACACAGACTGGTGGGCAGTGAGGTGAAATGCGTCATGGACACCAACAGCACCCACTGGGTTGGGGAGACCTACTGCAAAC CTATGTCTGCCTACGGGGACTACGGTTTCCGTGTGGCTGTCCTGGCATCCATCGTGAGCTCAGCTATAATCTTTTTCATGTCTGTGGCCTTCATCACCTGCTGTTTGCTCGACTGCATCAAAGAGGACAAAAGGAAAAAGCAGGAGGG AGAGTCAGATTACTGGCAATGGGAGGAGCAGGCCCAGCATCACGAGAGCAGGTCTCGTTATGGccgaaacaacaacaacaacaacgccCAGGAGAAGCCGCTTTCTCTGTGGCACAGTGGTAACCCAGCCCTGTGTGACAACACGCGACCCTGCAG ATGTCAGCAGCAGTACGCCTACGGTCCTGCCTGCACCTTCACCTCCGCTCCTCCACTCGCCCCTCTTCCTGGATGCGACTATGACCAGCCTCTCTTAGCCCAAAACACAGAGTCTGGTCCACCTCAGTACCCCGGACCTCCACTGTCCCCCCGTGAGACCTCGAGCTCAGGCCTGGTCCAGATCTCAGCTGTGGGATCTGGTTTGATGTTGCAGTGTGGAGAACGTCAGAGCACTTTATCAGGAGGGAACCCATCTGCCACTGATGAGTCCAGCATGAGGAACATGAACGCAAACAGGAATGGGAATCTCAAAGAGTTTTCCATAAGGATTATATCAGTGTGA
- the LOC110958471 gene encoding ninjurin-1-like isoform X2, translated as MNHYANKKSAAESMLDVALLMANASQLKAVLDQGPNFSFYTPTITLISISLCLQVTVGILLIFIVRWNLNDEQKHWRLNFMENLATGLVFIIVVVNIFITAFGVHRPNRSD; from the exons ATGAACCACTACGCCAATAAGAAGAGCGCAGCTGAGAGCATGCTGGATGTGGCTCTGTTGATGGCCAATGCCTCCCAGCTGAAAGCCGTGCTGGATCAGGGGCCAAACTTCTCCTTTTACACCCCCACCATCACCCTAATTAGCATTTCCCTCTGTCTGCAGGTCACAGTTGGGATCCTGCTTATCTTCATag TTCGGTGGAACCTGAATGATGAGCAAAAACACTGGAGGCTGAACTTTATGGAAAACTTAGCCACAGGCCTGGTTTTTATCATCGTAGTCGTCAACATCTTCATCACAGCCTTTGGAGTCCACCGACCAAACCGCAGCGACTGA
- the LOC110958471 gene encoding ninjurin-1-like isoform X1, which produces MPAGPILSSHTTALLQLSFSELQPAAEARQPSHGKMMNSSSSNRGSGTEATHPDARPRSPAPLNMNHYANKKSAAESMLDVALLMANASQLKAVLDQGPNFSFYTPTITLISISLCLQVTVGILLIFIVRWNLNDEQKHWRLNFMENLATGLVFIIVVVNIFITAFGVHRPNRSD; this is translated from the exons ATGCCTGCAGGTCCCATCCTTTCATCCCACACCACAGCACTCTTGCAGCTCAGTTTCTCAGAGCTGCAGCCTGCAGCTGAGGCGAGGCAGCCTTCACATGGGAAAAtgatgaacagcagcagcagcaacagggGAAGTGGGACCGAG GCTACCCATCCAGATGCTCGGCCCCGCAGCCCTGCTCCTCTCAATATGAACCACTACGCCAATAAGAAGAGCGCAGCTGAGAGCATGCTGGATGTGGCTCTGTTGATGGCCAATGCCTCCCAGCTGAAAGCCGTGCTGGATCAGGGGCCAAACTTCTCCTTTTACACCCCCACCATCACCCTAATTAGCATTTCCCTCTGTCTGCAGGTCACAGTTGGGATCCTGCTTATCTTCATag TTCGGTGGAACCTGAATGATGAGCAAAAACACTGGAGGCTGAACTTTATGGAAAACTTAGCCACAGGCCTGGTTTTTATCATCGTAGTCGTCAACATCTTCATCACAGCCTTTGGAGTCCACCGACCAAACCGCAGCGACTGA
- the LOC110958470 gene encoding caspase recruitment domain-containing protein 19-like, with amino-acid sequence MADTDGYQEQLENDAQFLCSDQRMDTELVDRLVLQLNRIYPQILSDKEAHRFRNLSVPTKVRLAEMLNYLHRRGEEACHEFYRALHIHAEDVYFRLPTRIRRREMADLKQNNDVAVKSNHERFVLNDKGPMFFLSCFSFVVGIAILYYYGEGETLRCTGGFLHCSAAARFSKDAKDVFVSYAEVGKQK; translated from the exons ATGGCAG ATACTGATGGTTACCAGGAGCAGCTGGAGAATGACGCCCAGTTCTTGTGCTCAGATCAGAGGATGGACACCGAGCTGGTTGATAGACTGGTGCTGCAGCTCAACAGGATTTACCCCCAGATTCTCAGTGACAAGGAGGCCCACAGG TTCAGGAACCTGAGCGTGCCCACGAAGGTGCGTTTAGCTGAGATGTTGAATTATCTGCACAGAAGAGGTGAGGAGGCATGTCATGAATTCTACAGAGCACTCCACATCCACGCCGAGGACGTCTACTTCAGGCTGCCCACCAGGATCAGACGAAGAG aaATGGCTGATCTAAAACAGAATAATGATGTGGCGGTCAAGTCAAATCATGAGCGATTCGTCCTTAATGACAAAG GACCAATGTTCTTCCTGAGTTGTTTCAGTTTTGTGGTTGGAATTGCAATTCTCTACTATTACGGAG AGGGTGAAACATTAAGATGTACCGGAGGGTTTCTTCACTGCTCTGCAGCGGCAAGATTTAGTAAAGACGCTAAAGATGTTTTCGTTTCCTATGCAGAGGTTGGAAAGCAGAAATAA